One Vairimorpha necatrix chromosome 7, complete sequence DNA segment encodes these proteins:
- a CDS encoding elongator complex protein 3 (ELP3) codes for MSNFLLACNDIANEIIKLYKQDKLINVNSITSKMCKKHKLKSTPRIVDIISSIPYEYKDLISKLKAKPVRTASGVAVVAVMCKPHRCPHIALTGNICIYCPGGPDSEFEYSTQSYTGYEPTSMRAIRSRYDPYEQSRERLRQLKSLGHNTDKVEYIIMGGTFMSLPDSYKNQFIMKLHDALSGHSSSSVEEAVTVGAESKQKCVGITIETRPDYCSRSHLNKMLLYGCTRIEIGVQSVYEDVAKDTNRGHTVESVCESFCMTKDAGYKIVSHMMPNLPNVGWKRDLAQFREYFDNPRFRSDGLKIYPTLVIKGTGLYELWKNNQYKNYSPDELIDFLARILSYVPPWTRIYRVQRDIPMTLVSSGVEHGNIRELALARMKDYKTKCRDVRTREIGIKDIHEKLDKINPELVRRDYVANKGSETFLSYEDVKQDVLIGLLRLRKCSLETYRPELKDVNNLEIRNIETPDFKIVYNTSIHNNNASIIRELHVYGSAVNIDQKDTTKFQHRGFGSLLISEAEKIAREEHKSNKMAIISGVGTRKYYEKLGYHLEGPYMVKML; via the coding sequence ATGTCCAATTTTTTACTGGCTTGTAACGATATTGCtaatgaaattataaaattatataaacaagataaattaattaacGTAAATAGTATAACATCTAAAATGTGCAAAAAACATAAACTTAAAAGTACACCAAGAATAGttgatattatttctaGTATCCCATATGAGTACAAAGATTTAATTAGTAAACTTAAAGCGAAGCCAGTTCGTACTGCTTCTGGTGTGGCAGTAGTGGCTGTTATGTGTAAACCCCACAGATGTCCACATATCGCTTTAACAggaaatatttgtatttattgTCCGGGTGGACCAGATTCAGAGTTTGAATATTCTACACAATCTTATACTGGTTATGAGCCGACTAGTATGAGAGCTATTAGAAGTAGATACGATCCATATGAACAATCAAGAGAAAGATTGAGACAATTAAAAAGTCTGGGACATAATACTGATAAAGttgaatatattataatggGCGGTACATTCATGTCACTTCCTGacagttataaaaatcaatttattaTGAAATTACACGATGCGCTAAGTGGTCATTCGTCTAGCAGCGTAGAAGAAGCAGTTACAGTTGGCGCAGAATCAAAACAGAAATGTGTTGGTATTACGATAGAAACACGACCAGATTATTGTTCTAGATCACATTTgaataaaatgttattgTATGGTTGTACTCGTATAGAAATTGGTGTACAAAGCGTGTACGAAGATGTGGCCAAAGACACTAACAGAGGACATACTGTCGAATCTGTCTGTGAATCTTTTTGTATGACCAAAGATGCTGGTTATAAAATTGTCAGCCATATGATGCCCAACCTACCTAATGTAGGTTGGAAAAGAGATCTAGCACAATTTAGAGAATATTTTGACAATCCAAGATTTAGAAGTGATGGTCTAAAGATTTATCCTACGCTGGTAATCAAAGGCACTGGACTTTATGAACTTTGgaaaaataatcaatataaaaattattcacCTGACGAATTAATAGATTTTTTGGCTAGAATTCTTTCATATGTACCTCCTTGGACACGAATTTACAGAGTCCAGCGTGATATTCCCATGACTTTAGTTAGTTCTGGTGTAGAACATGGGAATATAAGAGAACTTGCACTTGCTAGAATGAAAGATTATAAGACAAAATGTCGTGATGTCCGTACACGAGAGATAGGAATTAAAGATATTCACGAGAAacttgataaaattaatccCGAACTTGTAAGAAGAGATTATGTCGCCAATAAAGGCAGTGAGACTTTTTTAAGCTATGAAGATGTAAAACAAGATGTTCTTATTGGTCTACTCAGACTTAGAAAATGTAGTCTTGAGACATACCGCCCCGAATTAAAAGACGttaataatttagaaatacGAAATATCGAGACACCAGATTTTAAGATTGTGTACAATACGTCGATACATAATAATAATGCGTCTATTATAAGAGAACTTCATGTTTACGGGAGTGCTGTAAACATAGATCAAAAAGATACAACGAAGTTTCAGCATCGTGGGTTTGGAAGTTTATTGATTAGCGAAGCTGAGAAAATTGCCAGAGAAGAACATAAGTCTAATAAAATGGCGATAATTTCAGGAGTAGGAACTCgtaaatattatgaaaaattaggATATCATTTAGAAGGTCCCTACATGGTCAAAAtgttatga
- a CDS encoding multifunctional methyltransferase subunit TRM112 — MKIFVQSIFKCKKCPFSTKTSLKINEWEEVESNYKLENLRNLLLSNEGREFLEKLKLQFDILTQEDLENPLESENIRKVLLETNVVDGYLECDNCKIIYPIKDSILDTVDVIEPIK, encoded by the coding sequence atgaaaatttttgtccAAAGCATTttcaaatgtaaaaaatgtcCTTTTTCTACAAAAAcatcattaaaaattaatgaatGGGAAGAAGTTGAATCAAATTAcaaattagaaaatttaagaaatttgtTATTGAGCAACGAAGGCAGggaatttttagaaaaattgaaattacAATTTGACATTTTGACACAAGaagatttagaaaatcCATTGGAGAGTGAAAATATAAGGAAAGTTTTATTAGAGACAAATGTTGTGGATGGATATTTAGAATGtgataattgtaaaattatatatccAATAAAAGATAGTATTTTAGATACAGTGGATGTTATTGAaccaataaaataa
- a CDS encoding ribosomal protein uS15, which yields MAKMHSSGRGISTSMKPFSTMFPTWIDVSVDEIKADVLKMNTKGVSSAEIGNKLRDVYGVGDCKTIFDGLSLSRFLEKEGNFIEIPEDVKDLVKRANILRKHINTHSRDKDSKYRLGLIISRLNRCVKHYKKKLRIPSTWKPKLVELIK from the coding sequence ATGGCCAAAATGCACTCTAGTGGACGAGGAATAAGCACAAGCATGAAGCCTTTTAGTACAATGTTCCCTACGTGGATTGATGTCTCAGTAGACGAGATAAAGGCAGACGtcttaaaaatgaatactAAAGGAGTTTCGTCTGCTGAAATTGGTAATAAACTGAGGGATGTCTACGGGGTAGGAGACTGTAAGACTATCTTTGATGGACTGTCTCTTAGCAGATTCCTAGAGAAAGAAGGGAATTTTATTGAGATCCCTGAAGATGTCAAAGATTTAGTCAAGAGGGCGAATATTTTAAGGAAGCATATTAATACTCATAGTAGGGATAAAGATAGTAAATACAGACTTGGGTTGATTATAAGTAGACTTAATAGATGTGTAAAGCATTATAAGAAGAAATTGAGAATACCCTCGACATGGAAGCCGAAGTTAGttgaattaattaaataa
- a CDS encoding ribosomal protein uL14 — MAAEKKVDSGEKKVARKPHRRMTKGCQMETLLKCADNSGAKLLKVIGVRGYKGRLNRYPAAAPGDIVVVSCKKGKPDLRKKVHYAILVRQKKVWRREDGTHIGFEDNAAVLITAKGDMRGGQISGSLPKEVAECWPKISNSGNSIN, encoded by the coding sequence ATGGCAGCTGAAAAAAAAGTCGACTCCGGTGAAAAAAAAGTAGCAAGAAAGCCACATCGTAGAATGACAAAAGGTTGTCAAATGGAGactcttttaaaatgtgCTGACAATTCCGGCGCCAAACTTCTCAAAGTCATTGGTGTACGTGGTTACAAAGGTAGACTTAACAGATACCCGGCGGCCGCCCCAGGGGATATTGTCGTAGTTTCTTGTAAAAAAGGGAAACCAGATTTAAGAAAGAAAGTTCATTATGCTATTTTAGTAAGACAGAAGAAAGTATGGAGAAGAGAAGATGGTACACATATTGGATTTGAAGATAATGCTGCTGTACTTATAACAGCTAAAGGGGATATGAGAGGAGGACAAATTAGTGGATCATTACCTAAAGAAGTAGCAGAATGTTGGCCTAAGATTTCCAACTCAGGAAATTCcatcaattaa
- a CDS encoding very-long-chain 3-oxoacyl-coa reductase yields the protein MLLHTFIKITSFIVLCAFIKFLIKYIWSILNNKSVWKKIENKTVVVTGALQEIGMEICRQLSYEKIKLLMIDSDREKLELLKRELEVRAEVSFYVVNFNQTADNYNIYSFLEDHDIGFLINAACSLDRGFETFINRRDDSIINTNILSTTHITHRVITQMVQRKCGYIAFIGESSFDLPVPFCALYSASLAYLHQLASSLYYELSDYGIVCEYVRYGSILKTRIDRKDGICHNNTKKFVESFLKTFGSSREIIPRFYHMLLHCIVFCIPQTIIGHLFTEIFGKKELEREYLERKRKHK from the coding sequence ATGTTACTACAcacatttattaaaattacaaGTTTCATCGTATTGTGCGCTTTCATCaaattcttaataaaatacatctggtcaattttaaataacaaGTCAGTTtggaaaaaaattgaaaataaaactgtGGTAGTCACTGGCGCCTTACAAGAAATAGGCATGGAAATCTGTAGACAATTATCATACGAGAAGATAAAACTTCTTATGATCGACTCAGACAGAGAAAAACTCGAACTTTTAAAGAGGGAACTCGAAGTCAGAGCAGAAGTCTCTTTCTACGTAGTCAATTTCAATCAGACTGCTGACaattacaatatttattcttttctTGAAGATCATGACATAGGCTTCTTAATAAACGCGGCTTGTTCTTTAGACAGAGGCTTTGAGACATTTATAAATCGTAGAGATGATTCTATAATTAATACTAATATATTGTCTACTACTCATATAACTCATAGAGTTATAACACAAATGGTACAAAGAAAATGCGGGTATATAGCATTTATAGGCGAATCATCTTTTGATCTTCCTGTACCATTTTGCGCTTTATATTCCGCCAGTTTGGCTTACTTGCACCAATTGGCCTCTTCTTTGTACTACGAGCTCAGTGACTACGGAATAGTCTGCGAATATGTCAGGTATGGATCAATATTGAAGACGAGAATAGACAGGAAAGATGGAATATGTCATAATAATACTAAGAAATTTGTAGAGAGTTTTCTAAAGACATTTGGATCATCAAGGGAAATTATCCCGAGATTTTATCATATGTTACTTCACTGTATAGTCTTCTGTATTCCACAGACTATTATAGGACATTTATTTACAGAAATATTCGGGAAAAAGGAATTAGAACGAGAATATTTAGAAAGAAAAAggaaacataaataa
- a CDS encoding cohesin subunit — MRKIRKKEKENLKKNSKLLEEASHGNIKFNEETSNIHEDDNNKHENNLDQDNQNDQNLIQDNQNDQSLIQNDQNLNQNSNQEEKDLDFFNNSSPKLFLAKIASLEDSTSFLISLIKNISISKTDKLIKYFLKLSNFDISEISNLTLNKNRLFRQISTRFVYKFIISRYKDNDTNKINDLFKNVFLKRYKDIDPIIRSHSYEFLVDFISLNIKMFNKHKSLLIKALNDKQDIVRKSIISSMRHKRLFINEECLINLSKFDRNKNIRIETIKLICEFIKEDKIRPEVIFDILKCNSGTDKLENKDLNKFLKDLFINLLKINKFETIHKFIEFCSDYFDILDVEYFECDCEINCYFKIIEKQKKSFKLTDLYYFYKNNINSLKSIMGLLIYSEIDNTEIFIKFIDEIILVLEKSKDSEKIFEKICEFFKKIEEDYKSIIENYIHKLIYNNLIDRSNNIIDDKKYFKNIIIKYFDIKEHVTDEDFLETQIYKNLWNIINEDYEKILRFNNKKYDIFNKKDLCNILLYLHSQISDTINSLEESTCLDKKTGLKILYLDLLDKINLDDSDLLDFLYKFNEEKILEDQIYLIYKYIKNEEDFLNLFSVSKNKSNLVKSFFKFLSIFDYKDFPVILKISKIINMKFKDTEQRLIFNNLKYLVGENEIPCLEVFINKLNINECIVLENMCKEGCIKDVLNKKINKCKIFKSTEENTVTYL, encoded by the coding sequence ATgagaaaaataagaaaaaaagagaaagaaaatttaaagaaaaattctaaattattagaaGAAGCATCACAtggaaatataaaatttaatgaagAAACATCAAATATACATGAAGACgataataataaacacGAAAACAATTTAGATCAAGATAATCAAAAtgatcaaaatttaattcaaGATAATCAAAATGATCAAAGTTTAATTCAAAAtgatcaaaatttaaatcaaaattcaaatcaagaagaaaaagacttggacttttttaataattcaaGCCCCAAATTATTTCTCGCTAAAATTGCCTCCTTAGAAGATTCCACTTCATTTCTTATTTcccttataaaaaacatctcCATTTCTAAAACTGACAAattaatcaaatatttcttaaaactgtcaaattttgatatctcagaaatttcaaatttgaCACTCAACAAAAACAGACTTTTTAGACAAATTTCCACAAGATTtgtttacaaatttataatttccaGATATAAAGACAATGACACAAATAAGataaatgatttatttaaaaatgtcttTCTTAAAAGATACAAAGACATTGATCCAATTATCAGATCTCATTCAtatgaatttttagtagattttataagtttaaatattaagatGTTTAATAAACACAAgtctttattaattaaagcACTTAATGATAAACAAGACATAGTCAGAAAAtctataatttcttctatgCGTCATAAAAgactttttattaatgaagaatgtttaattaatttatcaaaatttgATAGAAACAAGAATATAAGAATAGAAACTATAAAATTGATATgtgaatttataaaagaagataaaattaGACCTGAAGttatatttgacattttGAAATGTAATTCTGGTACtgataaattagaaaataagGATTTGAATAAGTTTCTTAAagatttgtttattaatttattaaaaattaacaaatttGAGACTATAcacaaatttatagaattttgTTCTGattattttgatattttagatgttgaatattttgaatGTGATTGTGAAATTAATTGTTATTTTAAGATTATTGAGAAACAGAagaaatcttttaaattgacagatttatattatttttataaaaataatataaatagtcTCAAATCTATTATGggtttattaatttatagtgAAATTGATAATacagaaatatttattaagtttATAGATGAGATTATTTTAGTACTTGAGAAAAGTAAAGATTCTGAGAAGATATTTGAAAAGATatgtgaattttttaaaaagatagaagaagattataaatcaataataGAGAATTACATTCATAAACTGATATACAATAATCTAATTGATAGatctaataatattatagatGATAAAAAgtactttaaaaatattattattaaatattttgatattaaagAACACGTCACAgatgaagattttttagagacacaaatttataaaaatctgtggaatattataaatgaagaTTATGAGAAAATCttaagatttaataataagaaatacgACATTTTTAACAAGAAAGATCTTTGTAATATTCTTCTGTATCTTCATAGTCAAATATCTGACACTATAAATTCACTAGAAGAAAGCACTTGTcttgataaaaaaacaggcctgaaaattttatacctCGATTTACTagacaaaataaatttagatgATTCAGATTTATTAGATTTCTTATACAAATTCAATGAAGAGAAAATCTTAGAAgatcaaatatatttaatctacaaatatataaaaaacgagGAAGATTTTCTTAATCTTTTTTCTGTCTCTAAAAACAAGTCGAATTTGGTCAAATCTTTCTTCAAATTTCTGAgtatttttgattataaagATTTCCCTGTAATTTTGAAGatatctaaaattataaatatgaaatttaaagataCAGAACAAAGactaatatttaataatttgaaatatttagtAGGGGAAAATGAGATACCTTGTCTAGaagtatttattaataaactgAATATTAATGAGTGTATAGTATTGGAGAATATGTGTAAAGAAGGGTGTATTAAAGATGTattgaataaaaagataaataagTGTAAGATATTTAAGAGTACGGAAGAGAACACAGTGACATATTTATAA
- a CDS encoding WD40 repeat domain-containing protein encodes MSLKPSKDFLEIFTKTLKKEIKIDEKDLKDAMISLLNKSNIKNFNEYIRTFQYRKNNINFNNITDKYKYLNFNYKHKGDLLGHSGQVERIAFDNTGKHVFSGGTDGMIKIWHVDTGFLINTCIGHRNMINDICFSKNGKLFVSCDFNGIINIWDLETLTVKFSIRLITGVTFAEFFEVKDKKNIYNLVVILTNGLVKVYTFDETKLINEKENDFTLDEPYKAICITDGGRFLLRAGYWPYLILIDTFFPEKCIIFDTNNLPVQTICAAKDCVKFAAGCGNWLFQWTFFYEGISSMGNFNRSSKILPGHWKKNVFKMDIEDNYIIDNMCYLKNYYLVCVCTDLKIRIYSERILRFTIQIEEIGVVCAHPLENIFAFYGQSLNFYFFDKLIFSEKLNFSINDCQFSTDGENFVVGDEMGNVRTYSVNYEKYKYKEQFFITDFEHFAGANDILFRECKNESTLDSNRKKNEEWRLLPYYTQEINNSKNIIIEEAALEHFPSRYLDKIKYRRKYCEFPEDPVVVPCEIEESTDSYDIGEDSSSNFLSATENDNKSSDEDLIIRRRASYKEPTENAAHKPVILRRNFVEPELETRTRGIRLRRNDNNEDEGLEFFHYQRQSVKRKKKVKKNEVPLISKLRRNVRQQSDDTIDLETSVSPKVRLRRHMSSED; translated from the coding sequence ATGTCTCTTAAGCCTagtaaagattttttagaaatatttacaaaaacacttaaaaaagaaataaaaattgatgAAAAAGATTTGAAAGATGCAATGATTTCtctattaaataaatctaatattaaaaattttaatgaatATATTCGTACATTTCAAtacagaaaaaataatattaattttaataatataactgacaaatacaaatatcttaattttaattacaaaCATAAAGGAGATCTTTTAGGACATTCAGGACAAGTAGAAAGAATAGCTTTTGATAATACAGGAAAACATGTTTTTAGTGGTGGAACTGATGgtatgataaaaatttggcATGTTGATACtggttttttaattaatactTGTATAGGTCATAGAAATATGATAAATGATATTtgttttagtaaaaatgGTAAACTGTTTGTATCTTGCGATTTTAATggtattattaatatttggGACTTGGAAACATTAActgtaaaattttctataagaTTAATTACAGGCGTAACATTCGCCGAATTCTTCGAagtaaaagataaaaaaaatatttacaatcTCGTAGTGATTTTAACTAACGGATTAGTCAAAGTTTACACTTTTGAtgaaacaaaattaataaatgaaaaagaaaatgattttaCTTTAGATGAACCATATAAAGCAATTTGTATAACTGACGGaggaagatttttattaagagCAGGTTATTGGCCATATTTAATTCTAATAGATACTTTTTTTCCAGaaaaatgtataatttttgatacAAATAATCTTCCAGTACAAACAATTTGTGCTGCAAAAGATTGTGTAAAATTCGCCGCCGGTTGTGGCAACTGGCTTTTCCAATGGACGTTTTTTTATGAAGGCATTTCTTCAATGggaaattttaatagatcttctaaaatattaccAGGTCATTGGAAAAAgaatgtatttaaaatggACATAGAagataattatataattgacAATATGtgttatttaaaaaattattatttagttTGTGTATGTacagatttaaaaattagaatttattCTGAAAGAATTTTGCGATTTACAATACAAATCGAAGAAATTGGTGTCGTGTGTGCTCATCCtcttgaaaatatttttgctTTTTACGGAcaatctttaaatttttatttttttgataaattaattttttcagaAAAACTTAATTTTAGTATCAATGATTGCCAATTTTCTACTGATGGTGAAAATTTCGTAGTAGGCGATGAAATGGGGAATGTTAGGACATATTCTGTAAATTATGAAAAgtacaaatataaagaacaattttttattacagaTTTTGAACATTTCGCTGGAGCTAATGACATTTTATTCAGAGaatgtaaaaatgaaaGTACTTTAGATTCGAATAGGAAAAAAAACGAAGAATGGAGATTATTGCCATATTATACtcaagaaattaataatagtaaaaatattattatagaaGAAGCGGCTTTAGAACATTTCCCAAGTAGATATCTCGATAAGATTAAATATAGACGAAAATATTGCGAATTTCCTGAAGATCCTGTAGTAGTGCCATGTGAAATTGAAGAGAGCACGGATAGTTACGATATTGGGGAAGATAGTTCATCAAACTTTTTAAGTGCGACAGAGAATGACAATAAATCAAGCGACGAAGATTTGATTATTCGACGCAGAGCGAGTTACAAAGAGCCGACAGAAAATGCAGCACATAAGCCTGTCATATTAAGGCGAAATTTTGTAGAACCAGAGCTAGAAACTCGTACTAGAGGAATTAGACTTAGAAGAAATGACAATAACGAAGACGAGGGACTAGAATTTTTCCATTATCAAAGACAATCTGTGaagagaaaaaagaaagtaaagaaaaatgaagTGCCTCTTATTAGTAAATTAAGAAGAAATGTAAGACAACAAAGCGATGACACGATAGACTTGGAGACGTCAGTAAGCCCCAAAGTAAGACTTAGAAGACACATGTCTTCTGAAGATTAA
- a CDS encoding ATP-dependent RNA helicase, which yields MGYNNNDYNNKNRNYGRSWRDDDRPRQERSQRGDSWYGNSKPSYNKTEGWNQNRSESWTPGKFTSQPSFEAKPALEAVEFSKNFYKKTDDLSKNETDEFRRKHDIKIEGDVPNPYVKFEHAPFDKDVLNAFKLKGFTGPTPIQAQGWPMALTGEDMVGIAQTGSGKTLSFVIPALIHAKAQTPLRNGDGPIVLVMAPTRELCLQIKDVFDEYSRFFNMRCTAIYGGVSSYTQKKDISMGCEIVVGCPGRLIDLNEQGVLHFNRVTFLVLDEADRMLDMGFEPQLRKIIVKTNPKRQTLMWSATWPREVRRLAENYMNNFLHLTIGSVDLKTNTKIKQIVAVIDSHEKNNKLYESLDQKKGEKIIIFANTKRMCDNLEDDLSRKGYRAVAIHGDKSQNIRDRIINDFRAGYKTILIATDVAARGLDIKDVVLVVNYDFPNNIEDYVHRIGRTARGDVMEGLSHSFFTDENRGCARDLIKILKEANQEVPSKLIDMSNSRGNSSYNGRGNGYNSGRSSYKSWY from the coding sequence ATGGGTTATAATAACAACGActacaataataaaaatagaaattatgGAAGATCTTGGAGAGACGATGACAGACCAAGACAAGAAAGATCTCAAAGAGGAGATAGTTGGTATGGAAACTCAAAACCATCATACAATAAAACTGAAGGATGGAATCAAAATAGAAGTGAATCTTGGACACCAGGGAAATTTACATCTCAGCCATCTTTCGAAGCGAAACCCGCTTTAGAAGCTGTAGAATTTtctaagaatttttataaaaaaacagacgatttatcaaaaaatgaGACTGATGAATTTAGAAGGAAAcatgatattaaaattgaaGGGGATGTACCAAATCCATATGTGAAATTTGAACATGCTCCTTTTGATAAAGACGTGTTGAATGCTTTTAAGCTTAAAGGGTTTACTGGACCCACGCCCATACAAGCACAAGGATGGCCTATGGCCTTGACTGGTGAGGATATGGTGGGCATAGCTCAGACTGGAAGTGGGAAGACACTCAGTTTTGTCATTCCTGCTCTTATCCACGCTAAAGCTCAGACTCCTCTGAGAAATGGAGATGGGCCTATTGTCCTGGTAATGGCACCTACTAGAGAATTATGTCTCCAAATTAAAGATGTATTTGACGAATATAGTAGATTTTTCAATATGAGATGTACTGCCATTTATGGTGGAGTCTCTTCTTATACTCAGAAGAAAGATATTAGTATGGGCTGTGAGATAGTAGTAGGCTGTCCTGGAAGATTAATAGATCTAAATGAACAAGGAGTACTTCATTTTAACAGAGTAACATTCCTTGTCTTAGATGAAGCAGATAGAATGTTAGACATGGGCTTTGAGCCTCaattaagaaaaattatagtcAAGACAAATCCAAAGAGACAGACTTTAATGTGGAGCGCCACATGGCCAAGAGAAGTCAGAAGACTTGCTGAGAATTATATGAATAATTTCTTACATTTGACCATAGGAAGTGTGGACTTAAAGACTAACACCAAAATCAAGCAAATAGTAGCAGTCATAGACTCACAtgagaaaaataataaattgtaCGAATCTTTAGACCAGAAAAAAGGCGAGAAGATCATCATCTTTGCTAATACCAAGAGAATGTGCGATAATCTAGAAGATGACCTATCAAGGAAAGGCTACAGAGCTGTGGCCATTCATGGCGACAAATCTCAAAATATTCGAGACAGAATTATAAATGACTTCAGGGCGggttataaaacaattttaatagCCACAGATGTCGCCGCAAGGGGCCTGGACATTAAAGACGTCGTATTAGTCGTAAATTATGATTTCCCGAATAATATTGAAGATTATGTCCACAGAATAGGCAGGACAGCCAGAGGAGACGTCATGGAAGGACTGAGTcattcattttttactgATGAAAATCGAGGCTGCGCGCgagatttaataaaaattttgaaggAAGCTAACCAAGAAGTACCTTCTAAATTAATTGATATGTCTAATTCAAGAGGAAATAGTAGTTATAATGGTAGAGGAAATGGGTATAATAGTGGGAGATCGTCTTATAAAAGTTGGTATTaa
- a CDS encoding putative SP-containing membrane protein: protein MFLSFVLVSAVRKFFNISELHTQQYFYLGMYDNNLFSDNCKIMLTEYFCNDLSFFENQNEQKFELSNKNLVFKGRDFLNRFTNKKIKIIKRKSEKLLNDSLDVAKKLDDFIKIHKNIFSKILCDKKQTMYQIEAYIYDVKGRQIAHMISPYFLLNKKNEIYNLQIRDKSQWNVVKNIQFFCEPKQQVDDSLSEFVDEKGDKNSCANKNEEVSHKNTQEGLNSKTRTRNNLSRIHFQKNNEDEATETKNTSTPDRNLYYPVDYIFATASENNTTPILDNQKNINIQEEEISDEGVAENNPPPEDDENKNNRIPQNEKRFYNNFNCFILIFICGATVVIIFIIKKIKQ, encoded by the coding sequence atgtttttatcttttgTTCTAGTATCAGCAGTCaggaaattttttaatatttccgAATTGCACACacaacaatatttttatttaggaATGTATGACAATAATCTATTCTCagataattgtaaaataatgCTCACTGAATATTTTTGCAACGATTTgtcattttttgaaaatcaGAACGAACAAAAATTTGAgttatcaaataaaaatctcgTTTTTAAAGGGagagattttttaaacagatttacaaataaaaaaataaaaatcatcaaAAGAAAAAGCGAGAAATTGCTTAATGATTCATTAGATGTAGCTAAAAAACTagatgattttattaaaatacataaaaatattttttctaaaattttatgtgataaaaaacaaacaatgTATCAAATAGAAGCTTACATTTATGATGTTAAAGGTAGACAAATTGCACATATGATAAGtccatattttttgttgaataaaaaaaatgaaatttataatttgcaGATTCGAGATAAATCTCAATGGAatgttgtaaaaaatatccaatttttttgtgaACCTAAACAACAAGTGGATGATTCCTTGTCCGAATTTGTAGACGAAAAAGGCGACAAAAATTCATGtgcaaataaaaatgaagagGTTTCGCATAAAAACACACAAGAAGGGCTTAACTCAAAAACGAGAActagaaataatttatctCGTATACactttcaaaaaaataatgaagaTGAAGCAACTGAAACTAAAAATACATCAACGCCAGATAGAAACTTATACTATCCTGTTGATTATATCTTTGCTACTGCATCAGAAAATAACACAACTCCTATATTAGacaatcaaaaaaatataaatatccaAGAAGAGGAAATAAGTGACGAGGGGGTTGCTGAAAACAATCCTCCACCTGAagatgatgaaaataagaataataGAATACCgcaaaatgaaaaaagattctacaataattttaattgcTTTATATTAATCTTTATTTGTGGGGCTACTGTAGTGATTatctttataataaaaaaaataaaacaatga